The DNA region AGTAGGTGGTTAACTAGAAGTCCATAGCACCGACTTAACCGTCGTTCTTCTCTAGAATCAATGTGAAACGGGCCGACAAACATGTGGATGACTCCTGGAAGCAGGTGCCCAAAGATGACTGCTATGTGGGGCGCTATTATCGCTGGCCAGTGTACTCTGTGCAGGAAGCCATCCAGTGCCATCGGGAGACGCATCATCCCAGCATGTACAATGTACCCAATGCTCCCCTCAATGTGGACATTGAACTCAACATGCAGGCGGAGAAGATCACTCGGTTTGTGGATAACTTCCAGCGCATGGCCATGATTCCGCACAAGTTTGACCACGGCGAAGAGCGGAAGATCATTGTCTTCACCAAGGGAAATGTGAGTGGTGCTCCTTAGTTGAGAAATCATAAAACAACATCTGGAAATATATTTCCAGAATGAAGTCCTGGAGGCGAGGGAAGCTGGTGCCTCGCTAGTCGGCGGCGTGGAGCTCATCAAGGACATTACCAACGGCGAGCTGCTGCTTTCCGACTATCAGTACATCATTGCCCATCCCAATATACTGGCGGAGCTGGTGGCCCTGCGAGGCCTGATGAAACGCAAGTTTCCCAATCCCAAGAGCGAGACGCTGGGCACCAACCTGGCCGAGATGATCGTCAAGTTCTCCAGCGGCATTAGTTACAGTGCTGCCAAGGATGAGTACCAGCAAAACTTTGGCCTGATCACCGCCAGTGTGGGCACTTTGGACATGGATGCCCAGAAGCTGGAGGACAACATCAAGTTCCTG from Drosophila santomea strain STO CAGO 1482 chromosome 3R, Prin_Dsan_1.1, whole genome shotgun sequence includes:
- the LOC120450785 gene encoding 50S ribosomal protein L1, coding for MQSILSSMRALALRQNPAESLRLLHLSAVSEAARKGTREKARKKKVKVEVKKVGFIPHNQRNKKINVKRADKHVDDSWKQVPKDDCYVGRYYRWPVYSVQEAIQCHRETHHPSMYNVPNAPLNVDIELNMQAEKITRFVDNFQRMAMIPHKFDHGEERKIIVFTKGNNEVLEAREAGASLVGGVELIKDITNGELLLSDYQYIIAHPNILAELVALRGLMKRKFPNPKSETLGTNLAEMIVKFSSGISYSAAKDEYQQNFGLITASVGTLDMDAQKLEDNIKFLLQDINTMRPKREGRFITRVLLKSPPSSEQLKIDPYVYVPEMWDKSTAKVKREETKKQTEPAEPQEAVASN